Proteins encoded within one genomic window of Amycolatopsis sp. 2-15:
- a CDS encoding serine protease has translation MRADARRVVAALAGVVAAGVVAAAGAPAASAGQEPLIVGGTPTTIDEFPATVIFNVDGAQHCAGSLVAPNKVLTAAHCTDGVKPAQMEIIGGQTNFSDTTGEKAGVTDVWQNPDFTMDGMQHDNSVLTLDKNLSFKPATLVQSADDPAYQTGADVTVVGWGTTSENGDVSDGLLKVTVPVADNATCAEAYEKIGDNFDKASMFCAGVPEGGKDSCQGDSGGPAYVDGKLAGIVSWGQGCAREGFPGVYTNVGNDYQVISSHLG, from the coding sequence ATGAGGGCAGACGCGAGGCGCGTGGTGGCCGCGCTGGCCGGGGTGGTGGCGGCGGGGGTGGTGGCCGCGGCGGGGGCGCCCGCGGCGTCCGCCGGGCAGGAGCCGCTGATCGTGGGCGGGACGCCCACCACGATCGACGAGTTCCCCGCCACGGTGATCTTCAACGTGGACGGCGCGCAGCACTGCGCGGGCAGCCTGGTGGCCCCGAACAAGGTGCTCACGGCGGCGCACTGCACCGACGGCGTGAAACCCGCCCAGATGGAGATCATCGGCGGGCAGACCAACTTCTCCGACACCACGGGCGAGAAGGCGGGTGTCACGGACGTCTGGCAGAACCCCGACTTCACCATGGACGGCATGCAGCACGACAACTCCGTGCTGACGCTGGACAAGAACCTCTCCTTCAAGCCCGCCACGCTGGTGCAGTCGGCCGACGACCCGGCCTACCAGACGGGCGCCGACGTCACCGTCGTCGGCTGGGGCACCACGTCGGAGAACGGCGACGTCTCGGACGGGCTGCTGAAGGTCACCGTGCCGGTGGCCGACAACGCCACGTGCGCCGAGGCGTACGAGAAGATCGGGGACAACTTCGACAAGGCGTCGATGTTCTGCGCGGGCGTGCCGGAGGGCGGCAAGGACTCGTGCCAGGGCGACTCGGGCGGCCCGGCCTACGTGGACGGGAAGCTGGCCGGCATCGTGTCCTGGGGCCAGGGCTGCGCGCGCGAAGGGTTCCCCGGCGTGTACACCAACGTGGGCAACGACTACCAGGTCATCAGCTCCCACCTCGGCTGA
- a CDS encoding enoyl-CoA hydratase/isomerase family protein — translation MPNWTVEDRDGVALLTYTRPPRNYLDFASIAELGDRLEELAERSGEVKVVMLTGGVDGYFIAHGDLEDLARLGRGEGQDGPPAWRRVTDLVRDLPQPVVAAIDGQAWGAGNELAIACQLRVASERSHLGNPEVNVGITTGGGGTPRLLRLIGPGLAADVLLRGRLFGAAEALRVGWVNEVLPNEGFVDAAVEWCRKLVELPTNAVYAAKRVLVQSAELSLDEGLALELDEFRNITGNSPEMLARIDQILAGH, via the coding sequence ATGCCCAACTGGACCGTGGAAGACCGCGACGGCGTTGCCCTGCTGACCTACACCCGCCCGCCCCGCAACTACCTCGACTTCGCGTCGATCGCGGAGCTCGGCGACCGGCTGGAGGAGCTCGCCGAGCGCTCCGGCGAGGTGAAGGTCGTGATGCTCACCGGCGGCGTCGACGGTTACTTCATCGCCCACGGCGACCTCGAAGACCTCGCCCGCCTCGGCCGCGGCGAGGGCCAGGACGGCCCGCCCGCGTGGCGGCGCGTGACCGACCTCGTGCGCGACCTGCCGCAGCCCGTGGTCGCGGCGATCGACGGCCAGGCCTGGGGCGCGGGCAACGAGCTGGCCATCGCGTGCCAGCTGCGCGTCGCCTCCGAGCGCTCGCACCTCGGCAACCCCGAGGTCAACGTCGGCATCACCACCGGCGGGGGCGGCACGCCGCGCCTGCTGCGCCTGATCGGCCCGGGCCTCGCCGCCGACGTCCTCCTGCGTGGCCGCCTGTTCGGCGCGGCCGAAGCGCTGCGCGTCGGCTGGGTCAACGAGGTCCTGCCGAACGAGGGCTTCGTCGACGCCGCCGTCGAGTGGTGCCGCAAGCTCGTGGAGCTACCGACCAACGCCGTCTACGCCGCGAAGCGCGTGCTGGTGCAGAGCGCGGAGCTTTCGCTGGACGAGGGCCTGGCCCTGGAGCTCGACGAGTTCCGCAACATCACCGGCAACAGCCCCGAGATGCTCGCCCGCATCGACCAGATCCTCGCCGGCCACTGA
- a CDS encoding ABC transporter ATP-binding protein, whose product MALHNEAEVRMPATTRSRAADVAAADARTEADVVLAMRGVTVDYGATRVLHEIDLSVRRGELIALLGPSGSGKTTMIRTIAGFAEPAAGQLLLHGRDLAGVPVHRRNIGLVFQSYALFPHLSVADNIAYPLKVQKKGRAAIKARVAELVELVQLAGHAGKRPARLSGGQQQRVSLARALAMDPELLLLDEPLSNLDANLRREVGEEIRRLQQRTGTTTIMVTHDRQEAFGMADRMAVLREGRIEQLDTPREVYRRPVNAFMAGFAGDANLLSGTVTATGELTEVTTAAGVLVTGDEAAPGADVVVLVRPEDVRIEPPAPAGPGLLAATIAESFFYGSSLVVQADAAGTRIQALVTGTASTRFEAGQQVSLRVDARDAVLLPRGAGA is encoded by the coding sequence ATGGCACTCCACAACGAAGCGGAGGTGCGCATGCCCGCCACCACTCGGAGCCGGGCCGCGGACGTGGCCGCGGCGGACGCCCGGACGGAAGCCGACGTCGTGCTGGCCATGCGCGGCGTCACGGTCGACTACGGCGCCACACGCGTGCTGCACGAAATCGACTTGTCGGTGCGCCGCGGCGAGCTGATCGCGTTGCTCGGGCCCAGCGGGTCGGGCAAGACGACGATGATCCGCACCATCGCCGGGTTCGCCGAGCCGGCCGCCGGACAACTGCTGCTGCACGGGCGCGACCTCGCCGGCGTGCCGGTTCACCGCCGCAACATCGGCCTGGTCTTCCAGAGCTACGCGCTCTTCCCGCACCTGTCCGTCGCGGACAACATCGCGTACCCGCTGAAAGTGCAGAAGAAAGGCCGCGCCGCCATCAAGGCCCGCGTGGCCGAGCTGGTCGAGCTCGTGCAGCTGGCCGGGCACGCCGGCAAACGCCCGGCGCGCCTGTCCGGCGGGCAGCAGCAACGCGTCTCGCTGGCCCGGGCGCTGGCGATGGACCCCGAGCTGCTGCTGCTCGACGAGCCGCTGTCGAACCTCGACGCCAACCTGCGCCGCGAGGTGGGCGAGGAGATCCGGCGGCTGCAGCAGCGCACCGGGACCACGACGATCATGGTCACGCACGACCGGCAGGAGGCCTTCGGCATGGCCGACCGGATGGCCGTGTTGCGCGAAGGCCGGATCGAGCAGCTCGACACCCCGCGCGAGGTCTACCGGCGCCCGGTCAACGCGTTCATGGCGGGCTTCGCCGGCGACGCGAACCTGCTGTCCGGCACCGTGACCGCGACCGGCGAGCTGACCGAGGTCACCACGGCCGCGGGCGTGCTGGTCACCGGCGACGAAGCCGCTCCGGGCGCGGACGTCGTGGTGCTCGTGCGTCCCGAGGACGTGCGGATCGAGCCGCCGGCCCCGGCCGGGCCCGGGCTACTGGCCGCGACGATCGCCGAGAGCTTCTTCTACGGCAGCTCGCTCGTCGTGCAGGCCGACGCCGCCGGAACCAGGATCCAAGCCCTCGTCACCGGCACGGCGAGCACTCGGTTCGAGGCGGGACAACAGGTTTCGCTGCGTGTCGACGCGCGCGACGCCGTGCTCCTTCCACGCGGAGCCGGCGCATGA
- a CDS encoding 3-isopropylmalate dehydrogenase, which yields MRKHHLAVIGGDGIGPDVTAAALTAVRAAAGKFGFAVDTTEFDLGAEHFLRTGVVLDDPAVEKLREHDAILLGAVGDPRVAPGILERGLIVALRVAFRQSVNVRPVRLYPGVESPVKGVTPENCDLVVLRENTEGLYAGGGSTTHAGTPHAVALQNSVTTVAATTEIVEFAFRLAQRRRRRVTLCHKTNILVHAGQLWQDVVDEVATRYSDVEHDYVHADAMCLHLPTNPGRFDVVVTDNLFGDIISDLGATVQGGLGVAASANHNPTGSAPSMFEPVHGSAPDIAGRGWANPAAAVLSAALCLATLGERDAALALEAAAASVLAELPALAGPDMGATTEELGRRIADRVTTVDPVAIGDPARSLISALA from the coding sequence ATGCGCAAGCACCACCTGGCCGTGATCGGCGGCGACGGCATCGGCCCGGACGTGACCGCCGCCGCTCTCACCGCCGTGCGCGCGGCGGCCGGGAAGTTCGGTTTCGCCGTGGACACCACGGAGTTCGACCTCGGCGCCGAGCACTTCCTGCGCACCGGTGTGGTCCTCGACGACCCGGCCGTTGAGAAGCTGCGCGAGCACGACGCGATCCTGCTCGGCGCGGTCGGCGACCCGCGCGTGGCGCCCGGCATCCTGGAACGCGGCCTGATCGTGGCGCTGCGCGTGGCGTTCCGCCAGTCGGTGAACGTCCGGCCGGTCCGGCTCTACCCCGGCGTGGAAAGCCCGGTGAAGGGCGTGACGCCGGAGAACTGCGACCTCGTGGTGCTGCGCGAGAACACCGAAGGCCTCTACGCCGGCGGCGGTTCGACGACCCATGCCGGGACGCCGCACGCCGTGGCGCTGCAGAACTCGGTGACCACGGTGGCGGCGACGACGGAGATCGTCGAGTTCGCGTTCCGCCTGGCCCAGCGGCGCCGGCGGCGCGTGACGTTGTGCCACAAGACGAACATCCTCGTGCACGCCGGGCAGCTGTGGCAGGACGTCGTCGACGAGGTCGCCACGCGCTATTCCGACGTGGAACACGACTACGTGCACGCCGACGCGATGTGCCTGCACCTGCCGACGAACCCGGGCCGCTTCGACGTGGTGGTGACCGACAACCTCTTCGGCGACATCATCAGCGACCTCGGCGCCACCGTCCAAGGTGGACTCGGCGTGGCCGCGAGCGCCAACCACAACCCCACCGGCAGCGCGCCGAGCATGTTCGAGCCGGTGCATGGCTCCGCACCCGACATCGCCGGCCGCGGCTGGGCGAACCCGGCCGCGGCCGTGCTGTCGGCCGCGCTCTGCCTGGCCACCCTCGGCGAGCGCGACGCGGCGCTGGCACTGGAGGCCGCCGCCGCGTCCGTGCTCGCCGAGCTCCCCGCGCTGGCGGGCCCGGACATGGGTGCCACGACCGAAGAGCTCGGCCGCCGGATCGCCGACCGCGTCACGACGGTGGACCCGGTGGCGATCGGCGACCCGGCGCGGTCGTTGATCAGCGCGCTCGCCTGA
- a CDS encoding FadR/GntR family transcriptional regulator, producing MFTPVTKGRAFESVVAQIEAAIYGGQFKAGDYLPSERALVEQFSVGRSTVREALRILENMGLIKTSPGSHKGPRVSASMTEGISRMLNGAVKVEQISLVDLVQYRMMTGSTANFLAAHLRTQEHLDEMAEAIRLMAEVEPGDTEAFARADAQFHAAIRKAAGNALMDIINDVIEEAIVDLVRDTVDSSTETDEVRAEFVRTHQAVYDAIERGDAETAASMSRHSLAAVYGQSLSAEERRRLELLDASVRSE from the coding sequence ATGTTCACCCCCGTCACCAAGGGCCGGGCCTTCGAATCGGTCGTCGCCCAGATCGAGGCCGCCATCTACGGGGGCCAGTTCAAGGCCGGCGACTACCTGCCGTCGGAGCGCGCGCTGGTCGAGCAGTTCTCCGTCGGCCGGTCCACCGTGCGGGAAGCGCTGCGCATCCTGGAGAACATGGGGCTGATCAAGACCAGCCCCGGCAGCCACAAGGGACCCCGCGTCTCGGCGTCGATGACCGAGGGCATCTCGCGGATGCTCAACGGCGCGGTGAAGGTGGAGCAGATCTCGCTCGTCGACCTCGTGCAGTACCGCATGATGACCGGGTCCACGGCCAACTTCCTCGCCGCGCACCTGCGCACGCAGGAGCACCTGGACGAGATGGCCGAGGCGATCCGGCTCATGGCCGAGGTCGAGCCCGGCGACACCGAGGCGTTCGCGCGCGCCGACGCCCAGTTCCACGCCGCGATCCGCAAGGCGGCGGGCAACGCGCTGATGGACATCATCAACGACGTGATCGAAGAGGCCATAGTGGACCTCGTTCGCGACACTGTGGACTCTTCGACGGAGACGGACGAGGTGCGCGCCGAGTTCGTCCGCACGCACCAAGCGGTCTACGACGCGATCGAGCGCGGTGACGCCGAGACCGCTGCATCGATGTCGCGCCACAGTCTCGCGGCCGTGTACGGGCAGAGCCTGTCGGCCGAGGAACGGCGCCGACTGGAATTGCTCGACGCGTCGGTCCGCTCGGAGTAG
- a CDS encoding ABC transporter permease yields the protein MTATLTRPATPPRATGKARKAPSRRVLLLLLPMLVIFAVGFAVPLYFVVRFSFEHFDAAGGQTWGFTFEQFLTIFTTPLYGNLILRTLGLALATTVISALIGYPLALAITRGPRRLRGPLMAVVTIPMLTSVVVKTFGWQVLLGSDGFLQRALDAVGLSSVKLLNTPTGVVVGLVHTYFPFMVISLVAALSALDRRTEEAAAAMGSPPGQVFRRVTFPQSLDGLAAGSALTFVTSMSALITPQMLGGGKVSTIVTVIYQQATTAQDWPLASALGVVLLVITFVILSLQTWAVRRATRG from the coding sequence ATGACGGCCACGCTCACCCGACCGGCCACGCCGCCGCGCGCCACCGGAAAGGCCCGGAAAGCCCCGTCCCGCCGGGTCTTGCTGCTCCTGCTGCCGATGCTGGTGATCTTCGCCGTCGGGTTCGCGGTCCCGCTCTACTTCGTGGTCCGGTTCTCGTTCGAGCACTTCGACGCCGCCGGCGGGCAGACGTGGGGTTTCACCTTCGAGCAGTTCCTCACGATCTTCACCACGCCGCTGTACGGCAACCTGATCCTGCGCACGCTCGGCCTCGCGCTCGCGACCACCGTGATCTCCGCGCTGATCGGGTATCCGCTCGCGCTGGCGATCACGCGCGGCCCGCGGCGGCTGCGCGGTCCGCTCATGGCCGTGGTGACGATCCCGATGCTCACCAGCGTGGTCGTGAAGACGTTCGGCTGGCAGGTGCTGCTCGGCAGTGACGGGTTCCTGCAGCGCGCGCTCGACGCCGTCGGGCTGTCGTCGGTGAAGCTGCTGAACACGCCGACCGGCGTCGTGGTCGGGCTCGTGCACACCTACTTCCCGTTCATGGTCATCAGCCTCGTCGCCGCGTTGTCGGCGCTGGACCGCCGCACGGAGGAAGCGGCCGCGGCCATGGGTTCACCGCCGGGGCAGGTGTTCCGGCGCGTGACGTTCCCGCAGTCGCTCGATGGCCTGGCCGCCGGGTCGGCGCTGACGTTCGTGACGAGCATGAGCGCGCTCATCACGCCGCAGATGCTGGGCGGCGGCAAGGTGTCCACGATCGTCACGGTGATCTACCAGCAGGCCACGACAGCGCAGGACTGGCCACTCGCTTCGGCATTGGGTGTCGTGCTGCTGGTGATCACCT